A section of the Flavobacterium sp. CG_23.5 genome encodes:
- a CDS encoding DNA-deoxyinosine glycosylase produces MINSFPAFVNSSTEILILGTMPGVASLTKQEYYAHPRNHFWKIIYTLLSNSTISPIFEEKIELLQTNKIGIWDVLENCERKGSLDIHIKNQKENDFDALLREFPLIKKIVFNGKESHRFFLKKFGQIEGITYYVMPSTSPANTMSFENKLKIWSAFLD; encoded by the coding sequence ATGATAAACTCGTTCCCTGCTTTTGTAAATTCTTCGACTGAAATTTTAATTTTGGGAACTATGCCTGGAGTCGCATCACTAACCAAGCAAGAATATTATGCACACCCAAGAAATCATTTTTGGAAAATAATCTATACGCTTTTAAGTAATTCAACAATTTCGCCAATTTTCGAAGAAAAAATAGAACTGCTACAAACTAATAAAATTGGAATATGGGACGTACTGGAAAATTGTGAAAGAAAAGGAAGTTTGGACATTCATATTAAAAATCAAAAAGAAAATGATTTTGACGCTTTATTGAGAGAGTTTCCATTAATAAAAAAAATAGTTTTCAACGGAAAAGAAAGTCATAGATTTTTTTTGAAAAAATTTGGACAAATAGAAGGCATTACTTATTATGTAATGCCTTCAACCAGTCCTGCTAATACAATGTCTTTTGAAAATAAATTGAAAATTTGGTCTGCATTTTTAGACTAA
- the recQ gene encoding DNA helicase RecQ: MTTSILHASLKENFGFEKFRPNQEDIINCILSGQDTLAIMPTGGGKSICFQLPALLLPGITIVISPLIALMKDQVDSLKANDIPACFINSSQTEAEQQFYMESLKSNIIKLVYIAPESLSYLDGIFNQLTVSLIAIDEAHCISAWGHDFRPAYTNLGYLKKRFPSTPILALTATADKATRKDISDQLNLVNPKIFVASFDRKNLSLEVRPALDRVKQIIDFIKEKPNESGIVYCLSRKTTEELAEKLQKIGINAKAYHAGLDNKIRSKTQDEFINDDCQVVCATIAFGMGIDKSNVRWVIHYNLPKNIEGYYQEIGRAGRDGLPSETVLFESYGDVIQLQKFASQGLNAEVQLAKLERMKQYADALSCRRKILLSYFGELVTENCGNCDICKNPPAFFDGTIIAQKALSAIIRLKETEPLPIIIDFLRGSKNAYIFEKEYQNLKTYGVGSDISWHDWNQYIIQLINQGICEIAFHQQNKIRLTSLAAEVLFEGEKVQLTTVQKINIDKSDIKEVKTKAAANSLFETLRKLRYEISKKENVPAYVIFSDAALRQMETERPMSDEELIAIDGVGKAKLEKYGDAFIKAIIDFQQSKNSKKKKEATTYKETLILFQDGLSAEEISVKRKLGLATIISHLAKLYVDGHQIDLSEFASKGEVSKIRAAQIELEFPTTLKPYFDFFEEQISYDKIRIGLAIIEKEKSILN; the protein is encoded by the coding sequence ATGACAACATCTATTTTACATGCCTCGCTCAAAGAAAACTTTGGTTTTGAAAAATTCAGACCCAATCAGGAAGATATTATAAACTGTATTCTTAGTGGCCAAGATACATTGGCAATTATGCCAACAGGTGGAGGAAAATCAATCTGTTTTCAACTTCCAGCATTGCTTTTACCGGGAATTACAATCGTAATCTCTCCATTAATTGCTTTAATGAAAGACCAAGTCGATAGTTTAAAAGCGAATGATATTCCCGCCTGTTTTATCAATAGCAGTCAAACTGAAGCGGAACAGCAATTTTATATGGAGAGCTTAAAATCGAATATAATCAAGTTAGTTTATATAGCTCCTGAAAGTTTGTCATATCTCGATGGTATTTTCAATCAACTTACGGTAAGCCTTATTGCCATTGACGAAGCGCATTGTATTTCGGCTTGGGGGCATGACTTTCGTCCTGCATATACCAATTTAGGTTATTTAAAAAAACGCTTCCCTTCTACTCCAATCTTAGCTTTAACTGCCACAGCGGATAAAGCTACACGTAAGGATATTAGTGATCAATTAAATTTAGTAAATCCTAAAATATTCGTAGCCTCATTTGATAGAAAAAATTTAAGTTTAGAAGTCCGTCCCGCTTTAGACAGAGTAAAACAAATTATAGATTTCATCAAAGAAAAGCCAAATGAGTCTGGTATTGTTTATTGCTTAAGTCGAAAAACTACCGAAGAACTTGCCGAAAAATTGCAGAAAATCGGTATCAATGCAAAAGCCTATCATGCAGGTTTAGATAATAAAATCCGCTCCAAAACCCAAGATGAATTTATTAATGATGATTGTCAGGTGGTTTGTGCTACAATAGCTTTTGGGATGGGAATTGATAAATCAAATGTTCGCTGGGTAATTCACTATAATTTACCAAAAAATATTGAAGGATATTATCAGGAAATTGGTCGTGCCGGTCGGGACGGATTACCTTCTGAAACGGTATTGTTCGAAAGTTACGGCGATGTAATTCAACTACAGAAATTTGCCTCTCAAGGCTTGAACGCTGAAGTGCAATTGGCCAAATTAGAAAGAATGAAGCAATATGCTGATGCTTTGAGTTGCCGAAGAAAAATATTGCTTTCTTATTTTGGGGAATTGGTTACCGAAAATTGTGGGAATTGCGATATTTGTAAAAATCCACCTGCGTTCTTCGATGGAACTATAATTGCTCAAAAAGCATTATCCGCGATTATTCGTTTGAAAGAAACCGAACCTCTACCAATAATCATTGACTTTTTACGCGGATCAAAAAACGCCTATATTTTCGAAAAAGAATATCAAAATCTGAAAACGTATGGCGTGGGTAGCGATATCTCTTGGCACGATTGGAATCAATACATTATTCAGCTAATAAATCAAGGGATTTGCGAAATCGCTTTCCACCAACAAAATAAAATCCGACTAACATCCTTAGCCGCTGAAGTTCTATTTGAAGGAGAAAAAGTACAATTGACAACGGTTCAGAAAATCAATATTGATAAATCCGATATTAAAGAAGTTAAAACTAAAGCTGCTGCTAATTCTCTTTTTGAAACACTTAGAAAACTACGTTACGAAATTTCCAAAAAAGAAAATGTTCCTGCCTATGTCATTTTTAGTGATGCGGCTTTACGCCAAATGGAAACCGAAAGACCTATGAGCGATGAGGAATTAATAGCGATTGATGGTGTTGGGAAAGCAAAACTTGAAAAATATGGAGATGCTTTTATAAAAGCTATTATTGATTTTCAGCAATCTAAAAATAGTAAAAAAAAGAAAGAAGCAACCACATATAAAGAAACTCTAATTTTATTCCAAGACGGTCTTTCTGCCGAAGAAATTTCTGTTAAAAGAAAATTAGGTCTTGCAACAATCATTTCTCACTTAGCTAAATTATATGTTGATGGACATCAAATTGATTTAAGTGAATTTGCATCGAAAGGTGAAGTTTCAAAAATTAGAGCAGCACAAATAGAACTGGAATTTCCCACTACCTTAAAGCCTTATTTTGATTTTTTTGAAGAACAAATTTCCTATGATAAAATAAGAATTGGTTTGGCAATAATTGAAAAAGAAAAAAGTATTTTAAATTAA
- a CDS encoding DNA primase, with protein MKRVIVDYAKLTNEILNLLVERFPDGYDDSNIIRFRNAKNELIEAVEVRTEDTIYLVKVSTKLADRIENYDEDDEIDNVVEPISGIELDDDDAIEDDDEDENLDKPDSDSEDGDDDDDDKEEKVLSDEYDDEDED; from the coding sequence ATGAAAAGAGTAATTGTAGATTACGCAAAACTTACCAATGAAATTTTGAATCTTTTGGTGGAAAGATTTCCTGATGGATATGATGATTCTAACATCATTCGTTTTAGAAATGCTAAAAACGAATTAATTGAAGCTGTAGAAGTTCGTACTGAAGATACTATTTATTTAGTAAAAGTCAGTACAAAACTTGCTGACAGAATTGAAAATTACGATGAAGATGATGAAATTGATAATGTTGTAGAACCAATAAGCGGAATCGAGCTTGATGATGACGATGCAATTGAAGATGATGACGAAGATGAAAATCTTGACAAGCCAGATTCTGATTCAGAAGACGGGGATGATGATGACGATGATAAAGAAGAAAAAGTACTTTCTGACGAATACGACGACGAAGACGAGGATTAA
- a CDS encoding deoxyhypusine synthase family protein: protein MSKGPISQFIEKHYLHFNSASLVDAAKAYEQQLANGAKMMVSMAGAMSTAEIGKIFSEIIRQDKVHIISCTGANLEEDIMNLVAHSHYERVPNYRDLTPQDEWDLLERGLNRVTDTCIPEHEAFRRLQKHIFKIWKDADDKGERYFPHEFMYKMLLSGVLEEYYEIDLKDSWMYAAAEKNLPIIVPGWEDSTMGNIFASYVIKGELKASTMKSGIEYMVFLSDWYPKNSSNGVGFFQIGGGIAGDFPICVVPMLYQDMEMHDIPFWSYFCQISDSTTSYGSYSGAVPNEKITWGKLDIKTPKFIIESDATIVAPLIFAYLLDL, encoded by the coding sequence ATGAGTAAAGGACCTATCAGTCAGTTTATTGAAAAGCATTATTTGCATTTCAATTCTGCATCTTTAGTTGATGCTGCCAAGGCATACGAACAACAATTAGCAAATGGTGCCAAAATGATGGTGAGCATGGCTGGTGCGATGAGTACTGCCGAAATTGGAAAGATTTTTTCAGAAATTATTCGTCAGGATAAAGTTCATATTATTTCTTGTACGGGCGCAAATCTTGAAGAAGATATTATGAATCTCGTGGCACATTCTCATTATGAAAGAGTTCCAAATTATAGAGATTTGACTCCACAAGATGAATGGGATTTATTAGAAAGAGGATTAAATCGAGTAACTGATACTTGTATTCCAGAGCATGAAGCATTCCGTCGTTTGCAAAAACATATTTTCAAGATATGGAAAGATGCAGATGATAAAGGAGAAAGATATTTTCCACATGAATTTATGTACAAAATGTTGCTTTCAGGGGTTCTTGAAGAATATTACGAAATTGATTTAAAAGACAGTTGGATGTATGCAGCTGCTGAGAAGAACTTACCTATTATTGTACCAGGATGGGAAGACAGTACTATGGGAAACATTTTTGCTTCGTATGTAATTAAAGGAGAACTGAAAGCTTCCACAATGAAATCAGGTATTGAATATATGGTTTTCTTATCAGACTGGTATCCGAAAAATAGTTCCAATGGTGTAGGTTTCTTTCAAATTGGCGGTGGAATTGCAGGTGATTTCCCAATCTGCGTGGTTCCAATGTTATACCAAGATATGGAAATGCATGACATTCCTTTCTGGAGTTATTTTTGTCAGATTTCAGATTCAACGACCAGTTATGGTTCGTATTCTGGAGCGGTACCGAATGAAAAAATTACTTGGGGTAAATTAGATATAAAAACGCCAAAGTTTATTATTGAGTCCGATGCTACAATTGTGGCACCTTTAATTTTTGCTTATTTATTAGATTTATAG
- a CDS encoding arginine decarboxylase, with protein sequence MNTKYSDLINQTYYFPQDEFTLNKDNLLFHNIDLMKLVEKYGTPLKFTYLPQISNNINKAKSWFRKSMEKNKYEAKYYYCYCTKSSHFEFIMNEAFKNNIHIETSSAFDINIVENLLANGKINKSTYIICNGFKRDQYVENIARLVNNGHKNAIPIIDNFEELDLLQGQIKGKFKIGIRIAAEEEPKFEFYTSRLGIGYKNIVPFYKKEIKENKNLELKMLHFFINTGINDNAYYWNELVKCIKVYVALKKECPSLDGLNIGGGFPIKNSLAFEYDYQYMIDEIINQIKIACDEAEVDVPNIFTEFGSFTVGESGGAIYQILYQKQQNDREKWNMIDSSFITTLPDTWAINKRFIMLAVNRWNETYERVLLGGLTCDSDDYYNSEQNMNAIYLPKYNKEKPLYIGFFNTGAYQETIGGYGGLHHCLIPQPKHILIDRDENGILATEVFSEQQTSQDVLKILGYDRK encoded by the coding sequence ATGAATACAAAATATTCTGACTTAATAAATCAAACTTATTATTTCCCCCAAGACGAGTTTACATTAAACAAAGATAATCTTCTGTTTCACAATATCGATTTGATGAAACTTGTTGAAAAATACGGTACGCCATTAAAATTTACCTATTTACCTCAAATTTCCAATAATATTAACAAAGCCAAAAGCTGGTTTCGTAAATCAATGGAGAAAAATAAGTACGAGGCAAAATATTATTATTGCTATTGTACAAAAAGCTCTCATTTTGAATTTATAATGAATGAAGCTTTCAAAAATAATATTCACATTGAAACTTCTTCTGCTTTTGATATTAATATTGTTGAAAATCTATTGGCAAACGGTAAAATCAACAAAAGCACCTACATAATATGCAATGGTTTCAAAAGAGATCAGTATGTGGAAAACATTGCTCGATTAGTCAATAATGGGCATAAAAATGCCATTCCAATTATTGATAATTTTGAAGAGCTTGATTTGCTTCAAGGGCAAATTAAAGGGAAATTCAAAATAGGAATCCGTATTGCCGCTGAAGAAGAACCTAAATTTGAGTTTTATACTTCTCGTTTAGGAATTGGATATAAAAACATTGTTCCTTTTTATAAAAAAGAAATCAAAGAAAATAAGAATTTGGAACTTAAAATGTTGCACTTTTTTATCAATACCGGTATCAATGACAATGCTTATTACTGGAATGAACTAGTAAAATGTATCAAAGTGTATGTGGCACTGAAGAAAGAATGTCCTAGCTTAGATGGTTTGAATATTGGTGGAGGTTTTCCTATCAAAAATTCATTGGCATTTGAATATGACTATCAATATATGATTGACGAAATTATCAATCAGATAAAAATCGCTTGTGATGAAGCTGAAGTTGATGTTCCAAATATTTTTACAGAATTTGGTTCTTTTACGGTAGGTGAAAGTGGTGGCGCAATTTATCAGATATTATATCAAAAACAACAAAATGACAGGGAAAAATGGAACATGATTGATTCTTCTTTCATTACCACACTTCCTGACACTTGGGCAATCAATAAGCGTTTTATTATGTTGGCTGTCAATCGCTGGAATGAAACTTACGAACGGGTTTTACTGGGCGGACTGACTTGTGACAGCGATGATTATTACAATTCAGAGCAAAATATGAATGCCATATATTTACCAAAATACAATAAAGAAAAACCATTATATATTGGATTTTTCAACACAGGAGCGTATCAGGAAACTATAGGTGGATACGGCGGATTACATCACTGCTTGATTCCACAACCAAAACATATCTTAATTGATCGTGATGAAAATGGAATTTTGGCAACCGAAGTATTTTCAGAACAACAAACATCACAGGACGTTTTAAAAATTTTAGGTTACGATAGAAAATAA
- the aroB gene encoding 3-dehydroquinate synthase produces the protein MQTIQANNYPIYFNEKGYEALNLYLKENKYSNIFIIVDSNTNEFCLPKFLPFLETELTIEIIEFEAGESNKNIETCVQIWNVLTELGADRKTLVINLGGGVVTDLGGFVASTFKRGVDFIHIPTTLLSMVDASVGGKNGVDLGNLKNQIGVINVPQMVLIDTQYLDTLPQNEMRSGLAEMLKHGLIYDKGYWEQFLDLKAIDFADFDELIYRSVEIKNEIVLQDPTEKNIRKSLNFGHTLGHAIESYFLENENKTTLLHGEAIAVGMILESYISLDKKLINQEEYTEIKSAIKGIYEDILFDENDIEPILELLIHDKKNEYGNIQFALIEGIGKIKINQSVENELILRAFQDYKS, from the coding sequence ATGCAAACGATTCAAGCCAATAATTACCCAATCTATTTCAATGAAAAAGGATATGAAGCACTTAACCTTTATCTGAAAGAAAATAAGTATTCCAATATATTTATAATTGTAGATAGTAATACCAACGAATTTTGTTTGCCAAAGTTCTTGCCCTTTTTAGAAACGGAACTCACTATTGAAATAATTGAATTTGAAGCAGGAGAATCAAATAAAAACATTGAAACTTGTGTTCAAATTTGGAATGTCCTTACGGAACTTGGTGCCGACAGAAAAACTCTTGTAATTAATTTAGGTGGTGGCGTTGTAACGGATTTGGGCGGTTTTGTAGCTTCAACATTTAAGCGCGGCGTTGACTTTATTCATATTCCCACTACATTACTTTCTATGGTTGATGCATCCGTAGGTGGCAAAAACGGCGTCGATTTAGGAAATTTAAAAAACCAAATAGGAGTTATAAATGTTCCTCAAATGGTGCTTATCGACACACAATATCTAGATACTTTACCACAAAATGAAATGCGCTCCGGACTTGCCGAAATGCTGAAACATGGATTGATCTACGATAAGGGATATTGGGAGCAATTTTTAGATCTAAAAGCCATAGATTTTGCTGACTTTGATGAATTAATATACCGATCAGTGGAAATAAAAAACGAAATTGTTTTGCAAGATCCAACAGAGAAAAACATTCGAAAATCATTAAATTTTGGGCATACATTGGGTCACGCCATCGAAAGTTATTTTTTGGAAAATGAAAACAAGACCACTTTATTGCATGGAGAAGCGATAGCCGTCGGAATGATATTGGAAAGTTATATCTCTTTGGATAAAAAACTGATCAATCAGGAGGAGTATACCGAAATAAAATCAGCGATAAAGGGCATTTATGAAGATATTCTATTTGATGAAAATGATATAGAACCCATCTTGGAACTCCTTATTCATGACAAAAAAAATGAATATGGAAACATCCAGTTTGCATTAATTGAGGGAATAGGAAAAATAAAAATTAATCAATCAGTTGAAAATGAATTAATTCTTAGAGCCTTCCAAGATTATAAATCATAA
- a CDS encoding O-antigen ligase family protein, translated as MKAKLVTDKLNTQEPTSDTNYFDLITLFFIIGFLIIDFLPQFRSIEIIAPQYLYLSILNISIGVFIYYNPAILTQNLISIYKKSHIVKACLLFIVFSGVSLFAARNLSLGIVNLIRIVIVFCTLINLSILLNNRLHLIYKITFLIGISIFIQSFQAFYDFVQFSKTDSILHALANLKGNTGNINIFSASLSIKIPFLLIGIVHFTKWKKWFLVFVLLLATVLIFLTGSRAAFLSLFFETLIFILLYLKINPLNKINILTVSYIIVPLIISFFTANLIFEKGKGTGRYESVSSRVTQVGNVKDASIHERLLYWNNALKMIKNKPLLGIGLGNWQIESIPYERKTNNDHTISANTHNDFLEITAETGILNGLLYLYIFIIAFCLNLKIFFKSENRELTIIAILSTLLLLSYGIDATFNFPMYRPTMQLWFSFFLALSIINTSSSEEFLKSYSATRTSTFIIIISLFTLYFSFKTFKAYQLENDIKANFQTNKFTLRADEIAHNLPQYPNVFSTSEPFATYAGKYYIEEKNYKQASKYLNIGNKINPYLGRTELYKHLIATGEGRNDSAYFYAKKALDIRPRNRDYYIAAINSGMNLKDTTGIIKIHNIYTQYNNYPEVWINTSSALNQSGYNNKKLISFIDKGLKTFPGDSLLSERKKIFEKNIFENQAMLFFNNLKYDKALDSYKKALNKDPNNVFLMQNIGICFYNLKQYLNAISYLKKSLISADLKDGKAEYLIGMSYFLIKNKENCCKYLNLAKNKNYGNAQEIMAQECK; from the coding sequence ATGAAAGCTAAATTAGTAACCGACAAATTAAACACTCAAGAGCCTACATCAGACACTAATTATTTTGATTTAATAACATTATTTTTCATCATTGGTTTTCTAATTATTGATTTTTTACCACAATTTAGGAGTATTGAAATTATTGCTCCCCAATATTTATACTTATCAATACTAAATATAAGTATAGGAGTTTTTATATATTATAATCCTGCCATTCTTACTCAAAATTTAATTTCCATCTATAAAAAAAGCCATATAGTTAAAGCCTGCTTGCTGTTTATTGTATTTTCTGGTGTTTCTTTATTCGCAGCTAGAAATCTATCTTTAGGCATAGTCAATCTAATAAGAATCGTCATTGTTTTTTGTACATTAATTAACTTATCAATTTTATTAAATAACCGACTACACCTAATTTACAAAATTACGTTTCTTATTGGTATCAGCATTTTTATTCAATCATTTCAAGCGTTTTACGATTTTGTTCAATTTTCAAAAACAGATTCGATTTTACATGCTTTAGCTAATTTAAAAGGAAACACTGGAAATATCAATATATTTTCGGCCAGTTTAAGTATCAAAATCCCTTTCTTACTCATAGGAATAGTTCATTTTACAAAATGGAAAAAATGGTTTTTGGTTTTTGTATTATTATTGGCGACAGTTCTTATTTTTTTAACAGGATCAAGAGCAGCATTTTTAAGTTTATTCTTTGAAACACTTATATTTATTCTATTGTATCTAAAGATAAATCCACTGAATAAAATAAATATTTTAACTGTTTCCTACATTATTGTTCCCCTTATCATTTCATTTTTTACAGCCAATCTAATTTTCGAAAAAGGAAAAGGAACAGGTCGATATGAATCTGTTTCAAGTAGAGTAACACAAGTTGGTAATGTAAAAGATGCTTCCATACATGAAAGATTATTGTATTGGAACAACGCATTAAAAATGATTAAAAATAAACCCTTACTGGGCATAGGATTAGGGAACTGGCAAATAGAATCCATTCCTTATGAGAGAAAAACAAATAATGATCATACTATTTCAGCCAATACACACAATGATTTTCTTGAAATCACCGCTGAAACAGGTATTTTAAATGGTTTACTTTATTTGTATATATTTATTATTGCTTTCTGTTTAAATTTAAAAATATTTTTTAAATCGGAAAATCGTGAGCTAACAATAATTGCAATACTTTCTACTTTGCTTTTATTATCTTACGGTATCGATGCTACCTTCAATTTTCCCATGTATAGACCAACAATGCAATTATGGTTTTCATTTTTTCTCGCTTTATCAATTATTAATACTTCATCATCCGAAGAGTTCTTAAAAAGTTATTCTGCTACTAGAACTTCTACTTTTATAATAATCATTTCCCTTTTTACTCTTTATTTTTCTTTTAAAACTTTTAAAGCATATCAGTTGGAAAATGATATTAAAGCTAATTTTCAAACCAACAAATTTACTTTAAGGGCTGATGAAATTGCCCATAATTTACCGCAATATCCTAATGTATTTAGTACTAGTGAACCTTTCGCGACCTATGCTGGAAAATATTATATTGAAGAAAAAAATTATAAACAGGCTTCAAAATATTTGAATATTGGCAATAAAATAAATCCATATCTTGGACGAACAGAGCTTTACAAACATCTCATTGCAACAGGAGAGGGTAGAAATGATAGTGCCTATTTTTACGCCAAAAAAGCTTTAGATATTAGACCTCGAAATAGAGATTATTACATTGCTGCAATTAACTCGGGAATGAATTTAAAAGATACTACAGGAATAATTAAAATTCACAATATCTATACACAGTATAACAATTATCCGGAAGTATGGATAAATACTTCCAGTGCGCTAAATCAATCAGGATATAATAATAAAAAACTGATTTCTTTTATTGACAAAGGATTAAAAACATTTCCTGGCGACAGTCTTTTAAGTGAAAGAAAAAAAATATTTGAAAAGAACATTTTTGAAAATCAAGCGATGCTATTTTTTAATAATTTAAAGTACGACAAAGCTTTAGACTCCTATAAAAAAGCGTTAAATAAAGATCCCAATAATGTTTTCCTCATGCAAAATATTGGAATATGCTTTTATAACTTAAAACAATATTTGAATGCCATTTCTTACTTGAAAAAATCATTAATTTCTGCAGATTTAAAAGATGGAAAAGCAGAATATCTTATAGGTATGAGTTACTTTTTGATAAAAAATAAAGAAAATTGCTGTAAATATTTAAATTTAGCGAAAAATAAAAATTATGGCAATGCCCAAGAAATTATGGCACAAGAATGCAAATAA
- a CDS encoding proline dehydrogenase family protein gives MEKIFDNTQVAFALKSDTELDRAYFLFKMIDNQPLVRIGTAVTNFALKANLPVEGLIRATVFDHFCGGVNENDCLSVVDKMYTKGVSSVLDYSVEGKEEEEQFDAALEMTLKTIEFARERQAIPFAVFKPTGFGRFALYEKLGDKHMLTVDEQAEWNRVVARFDLVCSEAHKKNVALLIDGEESWMQDAADDLVTDMMRKYNKEKPIVFNTLQMYRWDRLDYLKKLHEQAKKEGFFIGMKLVRGAYMEKEIARAGEKGYPSPICATKEATDENYDETVRYMVDHIDTMSVFAGTHNELSTYKLMELMQEKGVKTNDDRIWFGQLYGMSDNISYNLAANGYNVAKYLPFGPVKDVMPYLIRRAEENTSVAGQTSRELSMIKAERKRRKGK, from the coding sequence ATGGAAAAAATATTTGATAATACTCAAGTTGCATTTGCGTTAAAAAGTGATACAGAACTCGATAGAGCTTATTTTCTTTTTAAAATGATTGACAATCAACCTCTTGTTCGAATAGGAACTGCGGTTACTAATTTTGCTTTAAAAGCTAATCTTCCGGTTGAAGGATTGATTCGCGCTACCGTTTTTGATCATTTTTGCGGAGGAGTAAATGAAAATGATTGTCTTTCTGTGGTTGATAAAATGTATACCAAAGGCGTTTCCTCTGTTCTGGATTATTCTGTGGAAGGAAAAGAAGAAGAGGAACAGTTTGATGCTGCTCTTGAAATGACATTAAAAACGATTGAATTTGCCAGAGAACGTCAAGCAATTCCTTTTGCTGTTTTTAAACCAACCGGTTTTGGACGTTTTGCTTTGTATGAAAAATTAGGGGATAAACATATGTTAACGGTTGACGAGCAAGCAGAATGGAATAGAGTAGTGGCACGTTTTGATTTAGTTTGTAGTGAAGCTCATAAAAAAAATGTGGCATTACTTATAGATGGTGAAGAAAGTTGGATGCAAGATGCAGCTGATGATTTAGTTACTGATATGATGCGTAAATACAATAAAGAAAAGCCAATTGTTTTCAATACGTTACAAATGTATCGCTGGGATCGTTTGGATTACTTGAAAAAACTACACGAACAAGCCAAAAAAGAAGGTTTCTTTATTGGGATGAAATTGGTTCGTGGTGCTTACATGGAAAAAGAAATTGCACGTGCGGGAGAGAAAGGATATCCATCTCCAATATGTGCTACAAAAGAAGCTACAGATGAAAATTATGACGAAACCGTGCGCTATATGGTTGACCATATTGACACCATGTCCGTTTTTGCGGGAACGCATAATGAATTAAGTACGTACAAATTGATGGAATTGATGCAGGAAAAAGGCGTTAAAACCAATGATGATAGAATTTGGTTTGGTCAATTGTATGGGATGAGTGATAATATCAGTTATAATTTGGCAGCTAATGGTTATAATGTGGCTAAATATTTGCCTTTTGGTCCTGTGAAAGATGTGATGCCATACTTGATTCGTCGTGCCGAAGAAAATACTTCAGTAGCGGGACAAACAAGCCGTGAACTATCGATGATTAAAGCAGAAAGAAAAAGAAGAAAAGGGAAATAG